One stretch of Anas acuta chromosome W, bAnaAcu1.1, whole genome shotgun sequence DNA includes these proteins:
- the LOC137846936 gene encoding endogenous retrovirus group K member 113 Gag polyprotein-like, which translates to MERQAAYDLLKCFLEKRSMQGIDCKKDLPGLLAYGVAQGCFINPDTVFEQAEWRKFGDKLFDEVINDNKTAKKLSKPWKAVTNALAIHQAEQRVAAAATERLGLPGRADSVNPQMDEEIGEQKPDRKNTSPFTDGVQQRQRMWNQIANEALREGEHEIAAQLIPEAFLVIYSSPDAQGNVTVNLVNLDWKLLTQLRSTVNDSGLKGEPTRHMLDYIWGTNILLPGDIRNIMKLILTQHQQLLFNAHWHAACQEAVAVIRAPGDPLHGVTLEELMGIGPYFRTEAQALLGPDKAKESMKTARRALDRIKGPGGIPSYMGIKQGREEPFGLFIDRVANAIQAAGVPDYLQGMILKQCAIQNSNPSTCTILASLPGTWTIEEGLERMAQVPVGPQAMLVEAVKQLGDSMREQAQAVKEHVQSTQSQVLAALAPLQTAGGQVPPPSNQLPHRCRCYRCGAFGHVRQYCKAGAVWCSNCQSNNHKEAACRCNVPGNGRNSGKSRKRLPRPLRSQPRHWPGQRGRGRPPLGWGQSRSPCPKFPKPAPPRRRMQQDGVEQGGFPWPEGLPVAGQALLFRCPRCGERGRFGCGAHVRAKFSRMVEAVDKTMEKWLDRLTGELAQKTAELLEVREAFVQLSQKKQEVQQRERVLSRQVDVAVEMIAALKQRLSEFEEEAEKELQGKARLQHFIENLLQRVDLAERQLEYYQNQQIACSLQVIAIVQEGRLP; encoded by the exons ATGGAGAGACAAGCGGCATatgatttgctcaaatgctttttagaaaaacgCAGCATGCAGGGTATAGACTGCAAAAAGGATTTACCAGGATTATTAGCATATGGAGTAGCACAGGGTTGTTTTATCAATCCGgatacagtttttgaacaagCAGAGTGGCGCAAATTTGGGGACAAATTGTTTGATGAAGTTATTAATGACAATAAGACTGCTAAAAAATTATCGAAGCCTTGGAAAGCAGTCACTAATGCCTTAGCTATACatcaggctgagcagagagtCGCTGCTGCCGCTACAGAGCGACTGGGATTGCCAGGAAGAGCTGATAGTGTTAACCCTCAGATGGACGAGGAAATAGGAGAGCaaaaaccagacagaaaaaatacaagccCGTTTACAGACGGTGTTcaacagaggcagaggatgtggaaccaaatagcaaatgaggccCTACGTGAGGGTGAACACGAGATAGCTGCACAATTGATTCCAGAGGCCTTCCTGGTAATATACTCATCACCGGACGCCCAGGGTAATGTTACGGTTAATCTAGTGAATTTGGACTGGAAATTGTTAACTCAGCTGCGGTCCACAGTAAATGACTCAGGTCTGAAAGGTGAACCTACGAGACACATGCTGGACTACATTTggggaacaaatattttgcttccaggagacatacgcaacataatgaagttaattttgacccaacaccagcagctcttATTTAATGCCCATTGGCACGCTGCTTGTCAAGAAGCAGTTGCAGTGATAAGAGCACCGGGGGACCCTTTACATGGGGTCACACTGGAAGAGTTGATGGGGATAGGACCATATTTTAGGACAGAAGCACAGGCATTGCTGGGACCTGATAAAGCCAAGGAATCAATGAAAACAGCCAGAAGAGCATTGGATCGGATAAAGGGGCCAGGGGGAATACCTTCCTACATGGGAATCAAACAGGGTAGAGAGGAAccatttgggctttttattgATCGCGTAGCAAACGCCATACAGGCGGCAGGGGTGCCCGATTACCTCCAGGGCATGATATTAAAACAGTGTGCAATTCAGAATAGCAACCCCTCTACCTGCACTATATTAGCTTCCTTACCCGGGACATGGACAATCgaggaagggttggaaagaatggctcaggtaCCAGTAGGCCCACAGGCTATGTTAGTAGAGGCAGTAAAGCAATTAGGTGACAGCATGCGagaacaggcacaggctgtgaaagagcatGTTCAGTCTACACAGAGTcaggtccttgcagctcttgctcctttgcaaaccgcCGGTGGTCAAGTACCACCCCCTAGTAACCAATTACCACACCGCTGCCGATGTTATcgttgtggtgcttttggacACGTGAGACAATACTGCAAAGCTGGGGCAGTATGGTGCTCAAATTGTCAGTCGAACAATCACAAGGAAGCGGCATGTCGATGCAACGTGCCGGGAAACGGCCGGAACAGCGGGAAGAGTCGCAAACGCCTCCCGCGGCCGCtccgctcccagccccggcactggccggggcagcgcggccgcgggCGGCCACCTCTCGGCTGGGGCCAGTCCCGGTCCCCGTGCCCGAAGTTTCCCAAGCCCGCCCCGCCGAGGCGGAGGATGCAGCAGGATGGCGTGGAGCAGGGCGGCTTCCCGTGGCCGGAGGGGCTGCCCGTGGCCGGCCAGGCGCTGCTGTTCCGCTGCCCGCGCTGCGGGGAGCGCGGTCGGTTCGGCTGCGGCGCGCATGTCAGGGCGAAGTTCAGCAGGATGGTGGAGGCCGTGGACAAGACGATGGAGAAGTGGCTCGACAGGCTGACCGGGGAGCTGGCCCAGAAGAcggcggagctgctggaggtgcgggAGGCCTTCGTGCAGCTCTCGCAGAAgaagcaggaggtgcagcagagggagcgggtgctcagcaggcaggtggacgTGGCGGTGGAGATGATCGCGGCCTTGAAGCAGCGCCTCAGCGAGttcgaggaggaggcagaaaaagaattgcagggaaaagccaggctccagcacttcattgAGAACCTGCTGCAGCGTGTGGacctggcagagaggcagctagagtattaccaaaaccagcagatcgcctgcagcc TGCAGGTTATTGCCATAGTGCAGGAAGGAAGGTTGCCATAG